Within the Sarcophilus harrisii chromosome 2, mSarHar1.11, whole genome shotgun sequence genome, the region TGATcacatacatgtaaaatattaacGGAATGCAAATGTATAAGACATAGTCATTGGTTTCAAGAAACTTAATAGAGAATAACaacaggaaaacagaaaaatattaaacaatacaaTGCAACATGTGATCAAGATAATAGGATCAAGGTACCTTAGAAGTTACTTAGGTCAACTCCCtcatttcatggatgaggaaactgaggctccaaaagGTTGTGGTTTACTTCTACTGTACCAGTAGTAATAAGTGATAGAGAGGTAGGtagtatttgaatccaagtcttctggcttcaaatccagtaCTTTCCCACTCTATATCACATTGTCTATTAGTATCAAGTATTACAGAAATAAGTATAAAGGAATTCAAAAAAGAGATCACTGAGACCTTGGGGgtgaaaaatagtcaaagaaacGAGGAGGTGGAATTTGGGCCTTGATGGGTCTTCATTGAGGAGGTGGGAACAGTCTGAACAGACAGGGTTGGAAAAGCACAAGGTATGTATGTGGGAGACAAGAGTGTTCTGTCTAGAGTTAAGGCAAGATCTGGGGAAATGGTGGGAGAAGAATTGGGAGAGAGATTTGAGTTTTGCCAGGCTAAGAAATTTGGACTCTAGCCTAGTAAAAGGTATCGAAAACTACTGATATTTTTCACTCTTTGGAGGACAATAATTTTGACATGAGAAATGGAATTTTGTTTAATTGCCACTAGAGGTCCCCCTGTTGTCATGTTTCACGAGCCATATTACTTAAAAAGaataatccttttttctttagCTTGAAGATGCCAGTATGCTACCGAACTTAAAGGAACTTCTCCAGTCTGCAGATGACAAAGATAACAGGGCATGGAATCTGGTGAGCTGGATTTTATCATCAAAGATTCTTACACTACACAGCATAGGGAAAACAGAGGTAAGATTTTAGtgtttaaaatgacaaatttctagagctgaaagggaacttaaagatcattccattcaattctttcattttataggtaaaagaAACAGGTTTATAGAGGTTAAGGAATGTATGCGAGGTACACTTACTAATTAGTGttaaaatgggattaaaaaacTAAGACATTAGATTTCCTGATTCTATATGTAGTCTTCTGGACTTTAGAGAAGTACCATGTCTTTCTCCCATtcagtaaacttcagtggctccctgtcaTTTCCAGGAACAactataaaatcctctgtttggtgtTCATAACCTTTTATAATCTGGCCTCCCTTAGTCTCTCCAGTGTTTGTATGTCTTATACCAACCTTTAATGAGCTCTGTGATCTAGTGACACTGGTTTCCTTATCGTTCCTCACTTAAGATATTGTATCTCCCGGTTTGAgccagcttccttcaagttttagctaaaatcccacctttttgGCCTAGTTATACCTTACCTAAAACATAGAAGAGCAGTCATTACACcctttagtattggctaagaaatagaattgtggatctgtggaataggttacattcacaagacataataattaatgattatagtgatcaagtatttaataaacccaaaaattcctgcttctgggataagaactcattatctgacaaaaattgctgggaaaattagaaagtaggTAAGGTAGAAACTAGGAATTGTCCAATACCTAACAAGATAAGGTTGAagtgggtttatgatttagacataaaggatgatactttAAGCAGATTAGGAAaataagggatagtctacctctcagatctgttaagaagggaggaagaaagaattcatggccaaagaattagagaacattatgaaatgtgaaatggataatttcaatcatattagattaaaaagtttttatacaaacaaaaccaatgcaaccaagattagaacgGAAGCACAAAACTGGgaagaaatttttacattcaaggtttctgataaaggcctcatttctaaaacatatagagatttgactcaaattcttataaatttgagtcaaatctctATATGTTCTCCAAttctccattctccaattgataactgttcatatttttagatgaagaaattgaagccttttcttagtcacatgaaaaaatgctctagatcactattgattatagaaatgcaagttaagacaactctgaggtacttctTCATACCTCTCagttaaatgttggaggggatattaATACATTAATCTGTTTGTGgagatgtgaactgatccaaccattttggagagcaatttgtatctatgcccaaagggctatcaaactgcatatcctttgatccagcctctactaggcttgtatcccaaagagatcataacaaagggaaaagggcccacatgtgcaaaatgttctttattaataataatattattaaatattatttattataacttttgtTATTTAGACAGTTTCTTGTCTTACAAAGAGATTGGTTAGAGATATCTTAAGATATTTCACTCTTCCCTTCATCCTCTTTTGACAATATCTGTGACAAGGTAACTTTTCATACTTATTACATACTTTCACAGCCCCCACATTCAGATATGAAACCCTTATGGAATCATGACCtatattttaagaagctttgccttAGAGAATAgcattaaaatcaaatgagataatagattaaaaaaatccttttaaagttAAAAGTTCTATACATTAtaatgcattattaatatttcttcagataatttttttcctgacagaTCAGgtaattagagaaaagaaatctTGTAATGGTagcttttgattctttttttcaggtTGATGTATTTATTGTGATGAAAACATGTTCTTATGTATACATTCCAATACAGTTTAAAATAAGAGAAGTTGTGATATCATTTGTTTTGTAATACATTTTGATAGTTTCCCAAATAACATCaaaaattcctttatattttgaaGTATGTGAAGATTCAAGAACTAATGGGAATTTCAGGCACTACTGTCCCTGCACCTGACTTTCTGTTTGAAATAGTGTATTCTGGTCGAGTGGATGCCAAATTTCATGAGACCAAAGGAGAAAGGGATCTTATCTATGCATTCCATGGGAGCCGCCTGGAAAACTTCCATTCCATCCTGCATAATGGTTTACACTGCCACTTAAACAAGGTAAGGTTTTAAGgggaatttgaaaatattataggTTAAAACCATGGCAAGATCTTCAAGGAGAGGTCTTTTACCATCTTGACTAGTTCTAAAGAAAATTGTGAAGAAAGCCAACGTTGTTTCTGTTTTGGAGTTCTAGCTCCTTTTTGCTTCCACAGAGGAGCCATCTGTCTTCCTCTTCTAGAGGAAGAAGCTTGCTCTATCCTTTGGGAAAAGGCCCAGATAATAAACttttttaatttgtgaatttTAATCACTCCTCTTCCTCACTTTCCCTAGGGCATTTTcacattttaagttttatttttttcggAGGAATGAAAGACTGTTCATCTTAGATGATTTTCTTGAGGTCAGTTTAATGGGTGGGCTATATAAGATATTTTATTGGGTCTGGAGTGGGAGAAGGCCTTCCAATGCCCCTCAGGTTACCTAGTATGCATAATTATTTTGCAAAAGACCAGCCCAGAACACTCCATATCTCCTTTGAAACTCTTTTTTCCACAATTCTGCTGTACCTAATTAATGTTATTTAGTAAAGTACGTTTAGATTGAGAAGGAAGAGTTTGTTTACTCTGTTGTCTCATGCATAGCCTGTAGCTTTGCTACTGAAAATCCAGGTGGCCCCTGTTTTATGTAATAGTTGGACTCCAGTGAAGTTAAATCctactttaaatatattaaggAAATATATTCTTTGAAGTAAATCCTTTTGTGAAGCAAAGACTCTGCTGTAACCTGTTTTTCCTTTAAACTTGGATTTTCATTTATCAGATTTGTTTAAAGGAAGACCCATCTTTAGCTCTGACCTATCACATTATTTCCATGGCAGATGTAACAAATTTTCAGATCAGTCACAGCTGTGTTGGAGCACAGCAGTCTTGCAAAAGATTCTACAGTTTTGTGATAGGTGTGGCCATAGAGTAGACAGCCCAATAGTGATGATGGGGttgtagaaaaaaagagatttgtttCAATAGCTGGGAAAAAATATGTTGGCTGGGGTACATGAAATATGGGGAAGCTTCTGAATTCCAAAATTAGGAAATGTGATTGTTAAAATTATGACATAATTAACTCTTCTTGTAAGCTTTATTGAACAAACGGAGAAGATTCAGGTCCATGAAAAACTCACTGATGAAAAGACAATTTCTAATACAGGACGTTAAttccactctttaaaaaaaaaaaaaaaaaaaagtttttaaaaattacatgtaaagacaattttaacatttgattaaaaaaaattttttgagggggcagctaggtggcgcagtggacagagcacccgccccgaagtcaggaggacctgagttcaattgtggtttcagacacttaacacttcctagcttgtgacaccgggcaagtcatttaatcccaattgcctcagcaaaaagcaaaaaaaaaaagtgtttttttttgaattccaaattttcttcttccttgcctccccttcccctcattgagaaggtaagcaatttgttAATATACACGGGCAGtcaagttaaatatatttccaaattatcatattgtgaaagaaaaaacagatcaaaaaaacccccaacaaaccCACAATTACTAAAAAGTATTCTTCAACATGCAGTCTTCCATCActtttttctttggaaatggaGAACATTTTTCACGttagtcctttgaaattgtcttggatcattgcctTAATGATtgtagctaagtcattcactttaattctactcctatTGTTAATTTGGCATATTTGGGAGTGGGTTTATTATTTAGCTTCTCTTTCCTGACTTAACATGTACTCTGTTGGTAAAAACTTCATGGGACTttgataaataattataatatgtttaGTAATAACCATGATTGTAACAGGTATGCTGTAAGTTTACTCGTTTGCCAGGAAATGTGGACCTTAGCAGTTTTTGTGAGAAaccatttaaaattatcttctagAGAAAGTGTATCCTACACCGCTGGACTGTGATTCAAttgaatgtgtttcttttttgtttgactCTGTCTTTCTAGACATCTTTGTTCGGTGAAGGGACCTATCTCACCAGTGACTTAAGCCTGGCTCTTCTTTACAGTCCTCATGGTATGGGATGGCAGCACAGTCTTTTGGGTCCTATCTTAAGTTGTGTGGCACTGTGTGAAATCATTGACCATCCTGATGTCAAGTGCCAAACCAAGAAAAAGGGTAAGCAGACAGCACTGACCAAAGCTGGGGCCTGGGACTTTGGGCCAAAGCTTGCTTACCTCCAGACTATGGGAAAGCTCATAGTAGATCTTTCAGTGAGTCTATAGGTATTTATGggatgcttactatgtgcaagatacAGTGCCAGGTGAAGTGAAGGGTACAAAGAAAGAGATAACTTATTCCTTGCCATTAAAGAGTTTAAAGCCTCAATAGGAGATAAGAcataataaaggggaaaaaatgaatataatgagCCAGTAAATTATTAGTATAAAGAGTCTCACAGCTCATTGTGACCTGGATAGATTAGGGAAGGCTTCTCAGGAGATATGTAGATATGTAGAGGTAGGTATATGAAGCAATGGAGCTGTAATTCAGGATCTCTATTGCCAGGAAACCTAATATGGCTCAAGAGTCCCCAAGATAGCAAAGGAAACAGGTTCAGACAAGGAATTCAGTTATAAGAACAGTAAGTCAGGTAGATATATTGGGTTTAAACTCTTGCGTCATCTACCATGGTAAGTGGCTAATTGCATCTTTCACTCTGAGTGTTTGTGAACCATGTTATTGCTCTCTCTCAAGATTTCATAGCCATGATATGTCAGTAAATTGCTTCACAAAACCAGTAATGGATAAAGGACAATCATCCTGTTCTCTGCAAATGAGTCTGTTGGGTCCACTGAGAAAAGAGTACCCAGAGATGCTGTCTGTTCCATTGTCTTAATCTAAAACAACTGGCATACCAAAGAACAGACCCATGTCTGACACCACTCACCCAAACCATACAGCACGGAATAGTTGCATTTATAATTCTTGGAGAAATTGCAAATCGTGACAGTTAaacatcaaaataattatttcagtCTCTACACTCACGCAGCCACATCTTCTTTTAGCTTTGCAGTGCTATCAGTAGGTTGGAATTGTTTCAAGGACAGAAAATAAGTAGCTATCTTAAAAATTATCACATCGGACTATACTATAAAAGTGCCAATTTTAGACATCAATTAATAACTATTTATCAAGATCCTAGTAGATGCCAGCCCTTTTGCTAAGACAAAAACAGGATTAAATCAAAACTTTTGATAACAAAGCTGGGGAAGAGTAGTAATGAAAATACTTCCTTTAAATCAAGTTTCAGTTTTGGGCAGTTTATGATATCAGTGCCATTTTTAGTTCATTCTAGCTCTTTTCTGACTTatctccctttctgttttttcctccttaCCTGTTTTATAGCTCCCTTGGCCCCAACCATAATTGTGCCTGTATGTGTTTCTTTTGCTGTCTCTAaactactttctctctctccctgatgACTTAATTTTGATGTTTCagctaataaaaatctattttcttttccctttatctgTATCCTTCCTCATTGcaaaaaaaggagacagaaagagaaacaaaatccttataataaatagtcaaacaaaacaaattctcacattgaccATGTCCCAAAAATATGTCCAGTTTTGTCCTTTAAGTCCATCATCTGTCTGTCAAGAGATGGGTAGCATGATTCATCAGTCATCATGGGTAGCATGATTCGTCAATCCTCTGGATTCTTGGTTGTTTTCTCAATCAGACTTCTTAACATCTTTccaaattatttgtctttacagAATTATTATActgttttcctaattttacaTCAATTCATTCAAATCTTCCGAGACTTCTTGGAAACcatctcttttatcattctttgtgtctctcatttctttttttcttttttcaactctTCCTGCTTCTTAACTTCACTCTATCCGTACCTGCAACTTAGTTCTAAGTCCTGCCAAGGACATCTTCATATACTACTGGACCATACTATGACTTTAGAGGCTAACAGAACTTCTGAATCCATGTCTGGTTATTATTTATTACCTTCAATAAAGTTTTCCTTGGattttcacattttgttgttttcttctttttcagattctgaagaaatagatagaaaaagaGCGAGAGCCAAACATAGTGAAGGGGGAGATGTCCCACCTAAATACTTTGTGGTTACAAACAATCAACTTTTACGAGTAAAATATCTGTTAGTTTATTCTCAGAAACAACATAAGAGGTAAGAAGATTGATTACTTGAggtgtggtaaaaaaaaattgtgagttCATTGAGCAGCAAATAGATTTTATTTGAAACATATCTATGTGGTATGGGGAATGACAGAAGCCAGTTTGGGAAAAAGTTTAAAGACTTGGAGTTCCTGAAGCACAAGTCACTCTACCCTGCTTGGGAAGGCCTCTTCATTATTCAACTTTAAAAGCACATGACTTTTTCCCTTAGAAAATTATTGTGATCTCCTACTTATACTTGCCTTCTTCCCATTTCTTCCAAAGCTTGGAAATGCAGGAATACCTGGTTGTCCACTGCAGCCCAGTAGTTACCAATTCTTGgaatcaaagcatattttcccTGGTTCAAGCTTATCTATAAGTAGGCATTTAAAACTAGAGACATTGATTGGCAGGTGCTGGGATATTCTTTGTTTCAAGAAATTAAACCAGGGCTTTGCTTAAGGAAAGATGGGTCAAAAATGGTAAGAATGAAGTCTTTGCTATTGCTGTCTTTGTACATTTAGAAACTGTACTATTGAAAGCAGCTCCAGGGCCAGGGAAAGCCAAATATGCCTCAGATTCCTCTGGGTGAAGGAGCACATAGAAGTGTAACTTTGAGCCCCACTTAGCAAGTGGAATTTATCACAGTTGTCCTTTTGGCCAAAAAATATTGcctacatagaaaaaaaatgtttttctttttctctcccctccctttttttttttttttttttttttttaaacttagggTCTCAAGCCAGCCTTCTTGGATTTCTAACCATCGCTTCACTCTCATGATGCTCCTGTATCTGCTACTACTGATCATTATAGGTGTCAGCAATTCTCCCTCTTTCTTGCACTACTGGAATCGAGCAttggaatcaaaaagataaaCTTACCTGGCTCAGCAGGGTAGCCTCTGCCATATGCCTTAGTACCTCCTGATCTATGAATTCCTACACCTCCACTTAGAACTTTGGGCTAGAAGCTAAGGAGGGGCAATGATTGGAACATTGCAGTGATACCAGAGATTTTGATTATCTTCTGATGCTCCTAGAGAATGTTTGTGCTTCTTAATTGGTCACATTTTGGAGGATTATGTCAGTTTCAGGATAACTTTGCTGTTCTCTCTGTCCTTAGCAGTTCTGGGAAGCTGACTTCTTAGCAAGGGCCAAAGGAAGAAGCTTGCTGTATTGAAAAACAAGGTGTCTAGGCTCTCTGCAATATGTTTACAATTGCCTCTGGCAGAAATCCTCTCTTTCTAATGCCTTTGGAAGGTGGAAAAATATGTTGTGTGAGGTATAAATCATCAGGCAGTTGGCTTGTTTTGACTTGAAATGTTACAGAGGAACAATGATGTTTCTCACGAAATGGGGGGATTGTTTTTGATTTATAAATTTTGGCTTTAGACTTCTGAATGTGACATCAAAAACTTCAATACTTTTAACCATTTTCTTAACTATCTAGAAACAGCTTTTGCAGCAATGGtgcactcattcattcatttataaaattataggattcatagctggaagggactttagagagtctagcccctctcattttacagatgaggaaacaaaagttcaagaTTGTCATGATTTGTCTACGATCTGACAAGTGTTGTAAGAGCTGGATTTTGAACCTCTGACTTTAGGTCCAATGTTCCTTCCACCACACCCCACTGCCTCCCAGAATACcttcattcatatattcattcagcaaacatttctgAAGCACCTATTCTGTGGAAGatatgaatggatgaaaaacaaaggtgtttgtttttttttttatgttttttggaGTCTCACAAGAGAAGATTATCTAATCTACTTATATCCAtctgaatatttcttttaaatcaagGAACGaactgaatgttaaaaaaaaaataatgacttgATAATTGGGCAACATCTTTGTGAATATGTTTCTACATGGTGATTCATTTGGCCAATGTCCACACAACACAGCCTTTTGActgtttttaagaaaagaaaccaAGCTATGGGCTTGCTCATGTCACGAGATGGATTTGACATGCTTCAAATAGCCCCATGGAATTTGAACAAACGTGTCCTAAATGAGAGCCTTTAATAAGAATTTTATTCTTAAGTCTATCACACAAACACGTGTAGTCTTATTTGGTGGGGCATTCAATTTTTGGTATGCTCCTCTCCATCAATACCTCTATGTGGTATTTTACATGAAGAAGAATCCCTTGGATGCCAGGATAGCAGTTTCATTTGTTGCTGTATGTAATAGCACTACCTGCTTTCTATTAGGTATCCCAAtttgatttaaataaaacatatccctattttttccagttggtggttttaaaacatatgtgtatgtatatttatgtatacaaacatatatataatagaatgacatttatgtatgtatgtatacaaacatatatatgcaatcaatgtgattttctataaaaataaataaaattggtttCTAATATTTGTTTGCTATCAACATTTTTACAGTGAGgattggaaatggaaaaataataaaagatagatttttaaattatgtgaGAGGCagtatggtgcagtggaaagagatCTATCAGAGCCAGGAAGCAAGGTCCTGCCTCTGGCACaaactgactgtgtgatcctgggcatatcacttaGCTTTACCCATCTAGTGTCTTAGCAGAGAGGTAGGGGGTAGCTATACTTTGGCATATACCTTAATATAGGGTATGAAATCCTCATCTGGTAATGGTAATATATTCCTACAAAATAGTAGATTGAGAAAAGAGGGCTTAAAGGAAAATACCTTAAACTTCTGTCACTTTAACAGGATAATTTGTTGCCACTTTGGAAAGATTAACAGATCTCttaggaaattgagacacagaaTAGATAGGTTTTGATGTGAGGGAGAGGAAAATTGCAGAACTGTGTGATTGTATGGATAACTATTTTGGGTGGAGCCTGGATACGAGACATATAGGGAAATAAAGTCACACTTAATTGTCTCTACTATTTTGCCTTCTATCATATAGATAAGCCATCCCCCAATTCGGTTTTCTGGGAATGTGTTTTTCTAAGCTGCTGGAATCCTAGGGTTCTTTCACTCTTGCCAGATTGTGGGTAGCAGATGTGAACTGATTATGATTTGTTATCTGCTTAAAAGGGAAGGATTTCTTTCCAGGTGTCTACTTGGAGAAGGAAGAGTTTTACAGTGAGTTACTGATTATTCGTATTTTTGACAATTGATCAAAAATATCTTTAATTCTACAGAGATGATCATGAAACCTGGGGagcaggggaagggagggagtttGCAATTTCAGGAAAATCAGaagacctttttattttaaaatgttgtccCCTTCCCACTCCAACCCTTTTGAGCCCATTCCCACTGCAAAGGCCAGAGGTTTGCATTGGCCCTGATATTGGTTATACACACCCTAACTGTTGCTATGGTGATCTTTTGGCCTCGGGGATGAGGTTCCAGTCAGTTCATCCTATGAAAACATAATTCTCCCTGAAGcatctcttctccccccccccccccccccccagttccaGCACATAACGCAATTCTGCTCTCCCCATCCCTCCATTCTGTCCCCCGCCACCTCACTCCTTGAATTTTCCATCTGCCCTCTATTATTTGTTTTCTCCTTGTCAATCTTTCTTTGGATGGATTTCTGTTTATTTCAAAACTAACTTGGGCTCAGCACCACGGAGACAATGTACTGTGCAGTCTGGTTAGAATAATTCCCTTCCTTCACATGCATCTCAGACCTGACATTTGACTCATCCAAACCAATCAGACCATCCCAAGATGGGAGATGAATCCAAAATAATCATCACCTCTGGTGGTTGGTGCCTTTTATTCACCTTAAAGATTTTAAGATAGACTTgcatttcccaatttatgggcTCAAGGCCCATTATAATGTGTTTGAAtgtgagggaagagagggaaggaagaagggagaaatccTAGGAGGGACAATTCTGGTTAAAAGGCAAAATGGCAAAATAGATGGCATACATTTCAACAAATTACTCTGTAAGTAGACCTTCATGGCCACATGGTTAGTTTAAAAGTTTCAAGGGAGGTTGTGGAATTTCTCATTTTGTATCTAGGAGACAAGAGAGACTCCTTACTTCAAATCCCTCTTCTATTGATGCCTGGAATTTTCTTTAAAGGCAGAAAATTTTCATTCTACAATTAGAGACAAATTTTAAAGTAAGTGCCAACCTTGGAAGAGGAGACAAGATTGAAAATCTTACCAAAGTATAAATGACTGATATGATTGGTTCCCCTTTTGAGAGCAAACTTTGGTAGCAGAGGACACCAGGGCAATGGGGACAATAGTACAAGGAAGGAATACTACTGAGTGTTAAAAAGAGCATAGTTTAGAAATACTGAGTCTTTTTGGCAAATTTCAAATTTATGGTACTGATCACAGCATACTACTTGATATTACTGACTTCTTTCAGCTCTATGATGACTGGTAATAAACAGTAATTGTGGTACACTGATTAATTCAGTCATACCTCATTAATTCTTATTAGGAGAAGAGCAGGGAAGTTTCAAGAGGTCAGTccta harbors:
- the PARP16 gene encoding protein mono-ADP-ribosyltransferase PARP16 isoform X1, encoding MQPFSLEAAREAAQRDVLAADLQCSFFASALQSYKRDSVLRPFPASYVSQDNKDFEALLEDASMLPNLKELLQSADDKDNRAWNLVSWILSSKILTLHSIGKTEYVKIQELMGISGTTVPAPDFLFEIVYSGRVDAKFHETKGERDLIYAFHGSRLENFHSILHNGLHCHLNKTSLFGEGTYLTSDLSLALLYSPHGMGWQHSLLGPILSCVALCEIIDHPDVKCQTKKKDSEEIDRKRARAKHSEGGDVPPKYFVVTNNQLLRVKYLLVYSQKQHKRVSSQPSWISNHRFTLMMLLYLLLLIIIGVSNSPSFLHYWNRALESKR
- the PARP16 gene encoding protein mono-ADP-ribosyltransferase PARP16 isoform X2, which codes for MQPFSLEAAREAAQRDVLAADLQCSFFASALQSYKRDSVLRPFPASYVSQDNKDFEALLEDASMLPNLKELLQSADDKDNRAWNLYVKIQELMGISGTTVPAPDFLFEIVYSGRVDAKFHETKGERDLIYAFHGSRLENFHSILHNGLHCHLNKTSLFGEGTYLTSDLSLALLYSPHGMGWQHSLLGPILSCVALCEIIDHPDVKCQTKKKDSEEIDRKRARAKHSEGGDVPPKYFVVTNNQLLRVKYLLVYSQKQHKRVSSQPSWISNHRFTLMMLLYLLLLIIIGVSNSPSFLHYWNRALESKR